One genomic region from Anguilla rostrata isolate EN2019 chromosome 2, ASM1855537v3, whole genome shotgun sequence encodes:
- the LOC135248659 gene encoding dnaJ homolog subfamily B member 1-like gives MVRMGKDYYKVLGIQKGASEDEIKKAYRKQALRFHPDKNKSPGAEDKFKEIAEAYDVLSDPKKKDVYDQFGEEGLKGNASSGGPNGTNFNYTFHGDPHAMFTEFFGGRNPFEHFFTRNGGADEDMDVEDPFASFGMGGMGGMGGMGGMGGFPRSFSTRTGGLEKKQDPPVVHELKVTLEEVLTGCTKKMKISHRRLNPDGRTTRTEDKILTVDIKRGWKEGTKITFPKEGDETPTNIPADVVFVVKDKPHPVFRRDGSDIIYPTQISLRDALCGCTVQARTLDGRTVSVTMKDVIRPGTKKRVPGEGLPHPKRPEQRGDLVVEFGVKFPDRLSQSARDAISQVLPAS, from the exons ATGGTTAGAATGGGTAAAGATTACTACAAAGTGTTGGGCATACAAAAAGGCGCTAGCGAAGACGAAATAAAGAAGGCTTACCGTAAACAAGCTCTACGATTCCACCCGGATAAAAACAAGTCGCCCGGAGCCGAGGATAAATTTAAAGAGATTGCAGAGGCCTACGATGTCCTAAGTGACCCCAAGAAGAAGGATGTCTATGACCAGTTTGGAGAAGAAG GCCTCAAGGGAAATGCCTCGAGTGGAGGCCCCAACGGCACCAACTTCAACTACACCTTCCACGGCGACCCCCACGCCATGTTCACCGAGTTCTTTGGCGGCCGCAACCCCTTCGAGCACTTCTTCACCCGCAACGGCGGGGCGGACGAGGACATGGACGTGGAGGACCCCTTCGCCAGTTTCGGGATGGGTGGGATGGGTGGgatgggagggatggggggcaTGGGCGGCTTCCCCAGGTCCTTCAGCACCCGTACGGGGGGCCTGGAGAAGAAGCAGGACCCCCCCGTGGTACACGAGCTGAAGGTGACCCTGGAGGAGGTGCTGACCGGCTGCACCAAGAAGATGAAGATCAGCCACCGGCGGCTGAACCCCGACGGGCGCACCACGCGCACCGAGGACAAGATCCTGACAGTGGACATCAAGCGCGGCTGGAAGGAGGGCACCAAGATCACCTTCCCCAAGGAGGGGGACGAGACGCCCACCAACATCCCTGCCGACGTGGTCTTCGTGGTCAAGGACAAGCCACACCCCGTCTTCCGCCGGGACGGCTCCGACATCATCTACCCCACCCAGATTTCTCTGAGAGAC GCCCTGTGTGGCTGCACAGTCCAGGCCCGCACGCTGGACGGCAGGACCGTCTCCGTGACGATGAAGGATGTGATCAGACCCGGGACGAAGAAGCGCGTgccgggggaggggcttccCCACCCCAAGCGGCCCGAGCAGAGGGGCGACCTGGTGGTGGAGTTCGGCGTGAAGTTCCCCGACAGATTGAGCCAGAGCGCCCGCGACGCCATCAGCCAGGTCCTGCCCGCCTCCTGA
- the dnai2b gene encoding dynein axonemal intermediate chain 2 has product MEIVYVYTKKRSEFGRQCNFSDRPAELHVDILPDPSLAANFIERDPCDVPLQCAQEMSEHEVNTERYESESRGINHVEGGWPKDVNPQEMEQTIRFRKKVEKDENYVNTIMQLGSHMEHCIKQNNAIDIYQEYFEDSEEMEDCEEQPWAKTINVFRDPNEIKRTATGLSWHPDGSRKLAVAYSSLEFQRAAADMSLDSYIWDTESPNKPEMTVKPVSPLICLEYNPKDSHVLVGGCYNGQIAYWDTRKGSQAVETSTIEHSHRDPVYKVIWLQSKTGTDVFSASTDGQVLWWDIRKLSEPTERLVLDPSKKGNLDNALGAISLEFEPTMPTKFMVGTEQGLVVSCNRKAKTPAEKIVCTYSGHHGPIYALQRNPFFPKNFLTVADWTARIWSEDIKESSIMWTKYHMAFLTDGCWSPVRPSVFFTVKMDGTLDVWDFLFKQNDPTLSLKVCDEALFSLRVQDNGRFLGCGSQLGTATLLEISPGLCTLQRNEKALATAMFERETKREKILEARHREMRLKERSRSEQSKEEEGKEAHGEENTEELIAQAEKEFFSIVEGELKKKEKEEEKYEEKDVCEEKDG; this is encoded by the exons ATGGagattgtgtatgtgtacacgAAGAAGCGCAGCGAGTTTGGCCGGCAGTGCAACTTCTCCGACCGGCCGGCGGAGCTGCACGTGGACATCCTCCCCGATCCCTCTCTCGCGGCCAACTTCATCGAGCGGGACCCCTGCGACGTGCCGTTACAGTGCGCTCAGGAGATGTCCGAGCATGAG GTGAACACGGAGCGCTACGAGTCGGAGAGCCGCGGGATTAACCACGTGGAGGGCGGCTGGCCGAAGGACGTCAACCCCCAGGAGATGGAGCAGACCATCCGCTTCCGCAAGAAAGTGGAGAAGGACGAGAACTACGTCAACACCATCATGCAGCTGGGCAGT CACATGGAGCACTGCATCAAGCAGAACAACGCCATAGATATTTACCAGGAGTACTTTGAAGACAGTGAGGAGATGGAGGACTGTGAGGAGCAGCCCTGGGCTAAGACCATCAACGTATTCAG agaCCCTAATGAGATCAAGCGCACCGCCACGGGCCTGTCCTGGCACCCGGACGGCAGCCGAAAGCTGGCCGTGGCGTACTCCTCCCTGGAGTTCCAGCGGGCCGCCGCCGACATGAGCCTGGACTCCTACATCTGGGACACGG AGAGCCCCAACAAGCCAGAGATGACCGTTAAGCCTGTTTCCCCTCTCATTTGCCTGGAGTATAACCCCAAAGACTCCCACGTCCTGGTCGGTGGCTGCTACAACGGACAGATAG CGTACTGGGACACGCGTAAAGGTAGCCAGGCCGTGGAGACGTCCACCATCGAGCACAGTCACAGGGACCCCGTCTACAAGGTCATCTGGCTGCAGTCAAAGACGGGCACTGATGTGTTCTCCGCCTCCACCGACGGCCAG GTCCTGTGGTGGGACATCCGAAAACTGAGCGAGCCCACGGAGAGGCTGGTGCTGGACCCCAGCAAGAAGGGGAACCTGGACAACGCATTGGGCGCCATTTCCCTGGAGTTTGAGCCCACCATG CCCACAAAGTTCATGGTGGGGACGGAGCAGGGCCTGGTGGTCTCCTGCAACCGCAAGGCCAAGACCCCCGCCGAGAAGATCGTCTGCACCTACAGCGGCCACCACGGCCCCATATACGCCCTGCAGAGGAACCCCTTCTTCCCCAAAAACTTCCTGACGGTGGCCGACTGGACCGCGCGCATATGGTCCGAGGACATCAAGGAGTCCTCCATCATGTGGACCAA GTACCACATGGCCTTCCTCACAGACGGCTGCTGGAGTCCAGTCAGGCCTTCTGTGTTCTTCACCGTCAAAATGGACGGAACTCTGGATGTGTGGGACTTCCTGTTCAAGCAGAACGATCCCACCCTCAGTCTGAAA gtgtgtgatgaGGCTCTGTTCAGTCTCAGGGTGCAGGATAACGGGCGCTTCCTGGGCTGTGGCTCTCAGCTGGGCACAGCCACACTGCTGGAGATCTCCCCAGGACTGTGCACCCTGCAGAGAAACGAGAAGGCCCTGGCCACCGCG ATGTTCGAGCGCGAGACGAAGCGGGAGAAGATTCTGGAAGCCCGGCACCGGGAGATGCGCCTGAAGGAGCGGAGCCGCTCGGAGCAgagcaaggaggaggagggcaagGAGGCGCACGGGGAGGAGAACACCGAGGAGCTGATCGCGCAGGCGGAGAAGGAGTTCTTCAGCATAGTGGAGGGAGAGctgaaaaagaaggagaaggaagaggagaaatACGAG GAGAAAGACGTCTGTGAAGAAAAAGATGGCTGA
- the tecrb gene encoding trans-2,3-enoyl-CoA reductase b isoform X2, producing the protein MKHYEVEILDAKTKDKLCFLDKVEPNATIGEIKSMFHKSHPQWYPARQSIRLDPKGKSLKDEDVLQQLPVGTTATFYFRDLGAQISWVTVFLTEYAGPLIIYLLFYFRVPFIYAPKYDFTTSKHWVVHLACMCHSFHYVKRLLETLFVHRFSHGTMPLRNIFKNCTYYWGFAAWMAYYINHPLYTPPIYGEQQVKMALIIFLFCQIGNFSIHIALRNLRPPGSKTRKIPYPTKNPFTWIFLLVSCPNYTYELGSWLGFTLMTQCLPVAFFTLVGFVQMTVWAKGKHRSYLKEFRDYPSLRSPIRPFIL; encoded by the exons ATGAAGCACTACGAG GTGGAGATCCTGGATGCCAAGACCAAGGACAAGCTCTGCTTCCTGGACAAG GTGGAGCCAAATGCCACCATCGGAGAGATCAAGTCCATGTTCCACAAGTCCC acCCACAGTGGTATCCGGCCAGACAGTCCATCCGCCTCGACCCCA AGGGGAAGTCTCTGAAGGACGAGGACGTGCTGCAGCAGCTCCCTGTGGGGACCACCGCCACCTTCTACTTCAGAGACCTGGGAGCACAGATCAGCTGGGTCACT gtgtTTCTGACAGAGTATGCCGGGCCACTCATCATCTACCTGCTGTTCTATTTCCGGGTTCCCTTCATCTACGCCCCGAAGTACGACTTCACCACCAGCAAACACTGGGTTGTGCA TCTAGCCTGTATGTGTCACTCCTTCCACTACGTCAAGAGACTCTTGGAGACCCTGTTTGTCCATCGCTTCTCCCATGGCACTATGCCCCTGCGCAACATCTTCAAG AACTGTACCTACTACTGGGGCTTCGCTGCATGGATGGCCTATTACATCAACCACCCTCTCTACACGCCACCCA tCTATGGAGAGCAGCAGGTGAAGATGGCCCTCATTATATTCCTG TTCTGCCAGATTGGAAATTTCTCCATCCACATCGCCCTGCGCAACCTTCGACCTCCCG GTTCTAAGACCAGGAAGATCCCGTACCCCACAAAGAATCCCTTCACCTGGATCTTCCTGCTCGTCTCTTGTCCTAACTACACCTATGAG CTGGGGTCCTGGCTGGGCTTCACCCTGATGACCCAGTGCCTGCCGGTGGCCTTCTTCACCCTGGTGGGCTTCGTCCAGATGACCGTGTGGGCCAAGGGCAAGCACCGCAGCTACCTGAAGGAGTTCCGTGACTACCCCTCCCTCCGCTCCCCCATCCGGCCCTTCATCCTgtag
- the tecrb gene encoding trans-2,3-enoyl-CoA reductase b isoform X1, with amino-acid sequence MDALALEATQPKKPSPPAAPVPAKRPKPAKKAKKAVVFFEVEILDAKTKDKLCFLDKVEPNATIGEIKSMFHKSHPQWYPARQSIRLDPKGKSLKDEDVLQQLPVGTTATFYFRDLGAQISWVTVFLTEYAGPLIIYLLFYFRVPFIYAPKYDFTTSKHWVVHLACMCHSFHYVKRLLETLFVHRFSHGTMPLRNIFKNCTYYWGFAAWMAYYINHPLYTPPIYGEQQVKMALIIFLFCQIGNFSIHIALRNLRPPGSKTRKIPYPTKNPFTWIFLLVSCPNYTYELGSWLGFTLMTQCLPVAFFTLVGFVQMTVWAKGKHRSYLKEFRDYPSLRSPIRPFIL; translated from the exons ATGGATGCCCTGGCACTAGAGGCCACCCAGCCCAAAAAGCCCTCCCCGCCTGCCGCGCCCGTTCCCGCCAAACGCCCCAAACCCGCCAAGAAGGCTAAAAAAGCTGTGGTTTTCTTTGAGGTGGAGATCCTGGATGCCAAGACCAAGGACAAGCTCTGCTTCCTGGACAAG GTGGAGCCAAATGCCACCATCGGAGAGATCAAGTCCATGTTCCACAAGTCCC acCCACAGTGGTATCCGGCCAGACAGTCCATCCGCCTCGACCCCA AGGGGAAGTCTCTGAAGGACGAGGACGTGCTGCAGCAGCTCCCTGTGGGGACCACCGCCACCTTCTACTTCAGAGACCTGGGAGCACAGATCAGCTGGGTCACT gtgtTTCTGACAGAGTATGCCGGGCCACTCATCATCTACCTGCTGTTCTATTTCCGGGTTCCCTTCATCTACGCCCCGAAGTACGACTTCACCACCAGCAAACACTGGGTTGTGCA TCTAGCCTGTATGTGTCACTCCTTCCACTACGTCAAGAGACTCTTGGAGACCCTGTTTGTCCATCGCTTCTCCCATGGCACTATGCCCCTGCGCAACATCTTCAAG AACTGTACCTACTACTGGGGCTTCGCTGCATGGATGGCCTATTACATCAACCACCCTCTCTACACGCCACCCA tCTATGGAGAGCAGCAGGTGAAGATGGCCCTCATTATATTCCTG TTCTGCCAGATTGGAAATTTCTCCATCCACATCGCCCTGCGCAACCTTCGACCTCCCG GTTCTAAGACCAGGAAGATCCCGTACCCCACAAAGAATCCCTTCACCTGGATCTTCCTGCTCGTCTCTTGTCCTAACTACACCTATGAG CTGGGGTCCTGGCTGGGCTTCACCCTGATGACCCAGTGCCTGCCGGTGGCCTTCTTCACCCTGGTGGGCTTCGTCCAGATGACCGTGTGGGCCAAGGGCAAGCACCGCAGCTACCTGAAGGAGTTCCGTGACTACCCCTCCCTCCGCTCCCCCATCCGGCCCTTCATCCTgtag